The Sebastes umbrosus isolate fSebUmb1 chromosome 19, fSebUmb1.pri, whole genome shotgun sequence genome has a segment encoding these proteins:
- the LOC119477753 gene encoding probable global transcription activator SNF2L2 isoform X2, which translates to MKRLAARRYAGLLILSPTAAADPDSQPAHCNQPEAGENGSLEEMEEDISLKKRKGDHHGEKELQAGQETGEKVKRKRGRPPAEKLPPNPPELTRTLSTLVDMVINYKDGLGRQISKGFVQLPSKKEVPEYYELIRKPVDFRRIRERVRNHKYRSVGDLEKDIFLLCHNAQTYNLEGSQIYEDSIVIKSVFESARQRIVTDEAQKETVRPGHSDNGGGAEDQFVPSAV; encoded by the exons ATGAAGAGACTAGCAGCTCGCCGCTATGCTGGCTTGCTAATTCTCTCCCCCACAGCTGCAGCCGATCCAGATAGCCAGCCTGCACATTGCAACCAG CCTGAGGCAGGAGAGAACGGTTCCCTGGAGGAGATGGAAGAGGACATCAGTCTGAAGAAGCGTAAAGGTGATCATCATGGGGAGAAAGAACTGCAGGCCGGGCAGGAAACTGGCGAAAAGGTCAAAAGGAAGCGAGGACGCCCACCTGCTGAGAAACTGCCTCCAAACCCACCTGAACTCACCAGAACACTGAGCACACTAGTAGATATGGTTATCAACTACAAGGACGG GTTGGGTCGACAGATCAGCAAAGGCTTTGTGCAGCTTCCCTCTAAGAAGGAGGTACCGGAGTACTACGAGCTGATCCGAAAGCCCGTCGACTTCAGAAGGATCAGG GAACGTGTGCGTAATCACAAGTACAGAAGCGTTGGGGATTTGGAGAAGGATATCTTCCTCCTGTGTCACAACGCTCAGACCTATAACCTGGAGGGATCTCAG ATCTACGAGGATTCGATTGTCATTAAGTCGGTTTTCGAGAGCGCGAGACAGCGAATCGTCACGGACGAGGCACAGAAAGAGACGGTCAGACCAGGTCACAGCGATAATGGCGGCGGAGCTGAAGACCAATTTGTTCCATCAGCAG TGTAA
- the LOC119477753 gene encoding probable global transcription activator SNF2L2 isoform X3: MEEDISLKKRKGDHHGEKELQAGQETGEKVKRKRGRPPAEKLPPNPPELTRTLSTLVDMVINYKDGLGRQISKGFVQLPSKKEVPEYYELIRKPVDFRRIRERVRNHKYRSVGDLEKDIFLLCHNAQTYNLEGSQIYEDSIVIKSVFESARQRIVTDEAQKETVRPGHSDNGGGAEDQFVPSAVKALPVKLKKGTKEGRSRNTMAKRLHSDLDSDEDLEDNTTKDEG; the protein is encoded by the exons ATGGAAGAGGACATCAGTCTGAAGAAGCGTAAAGGTGATCATCATGGGGAGAAAGAACTGCAGGCCGGGCAGGAAACTGGCGAAAAGGTCAAAAGGAAGCGAGGACGCCCACCTGCTGAGAAACTGCCTCCAAACCCACCTGAACTCACCAGAACACTGAGCACACTAGTAGATATGGTTATCAACTACAAGGACGG GTTGGGTCGACAGATCAGCAAAGGCTTTGTGCAGCTTCCCTCTAAGAAGGAGGTACCGGAGTACTACGAGCTGATCCGAAAGCCCGTCGACTTCAGAAGGATCAGG GAACGTGTGCGTAATCACAAGTACAGAAGCGTTGGGGATTTGGAGAAGGATATCTTCCTCCTGTGTCACAACGCTCAGACCTATAACCTGGAGGGATCTCAG ATCTACGAGGATTCGATTGTCATTAAGTCGGTTTTCGAGAGCGCGAGACAGCGAATCGTCACGGACGAGGCACAGAAAGAGACGGTCAGACCAGGTCACAGCGATAATGGCGGCGGAGCTGAAGACCAATTTGTTCCATCAGCAG TGAAAGCGTTACCAGTGAAGCTAAAGAAGGGGACTAAGGAGGGAAGAAGCAGAAACACCATGGCCAAGAGGCTCCACAGTGATTTAGACAGCGATGAGGATCTAGAGGATAACACCACAAAAGATGAAGGTTGA
- the LOC119477753 gene encoding probable global transcription activator SNF2L2 isoform X1, giving the protein MKRLAARRYAGLLILSPTAAADPDSQPAHCNQPEAGENGSLEEMEEDISLKKRKGDHHGEKELQAGQETGEKVKRKRGRPPAEKLPPNPPELTRTLSTLVDMVINYKDGLGRQISKGFVQLPSKKEVPEYYELIRKPVDFRRIRERVRNHKYRSVGDLEKDIFLLCHNAQTYNLEGSQIYEDSIVIKSVFESARQRIVTDEAQKETVRPGHSDNGGGAEDQFVPSAVKALPVKLKKGTKEGRSRNTMAKRLHSDLDSDEDLEDNTTKDEG; this is encoded by the exons ATGAAGAGACTAGCAGCTCGCCGCTATGCTGGCTTGCTAATTCTCTCCCCCACAGCTGCAGCCGATCCAGATAGCCAGCCTGCACATTGCAACCAG CCTGAGGCAGGAGAGAACGGTTCCCTGGAGGAGATGGAAGAGGACATCAGTCTGAAGAAGCGTAAAGGTGATCATCATGGGGAGAAAGAACTGCAGGCCGGGCAGGAAACTGGCGAAAAGGTCAAAAGGAAGCGAGGACGCCCACCTGCTGAGAAACTGCCTCCAAACCCACCTGAACTCACCAGAACACTGAGCACACTAGTAGATATGGTTATCAACTACAAGGACGG GTTGGGTCGACAGATCAGCAAAGGCTTTGTGCAGCTTCCCTCTAAGAAGGAGGTACCGGAGTACTACGAGCTGATCCGAAAGCCCGTCGACTTCAGAAGGATCAGG GAACGTGTGCGTAATCACAAGTACAGAAGCGTTGGGGATTTGGAGAAGGATATCTTCCTCCTGTGTCACAACGCTCAGACCTATAACCTGGAGGGATCTCAG ATCTACGAGGATTCGATTGTCATTAAGTCGGTTTTCGAGAGCGCGAGACAGCGAATCGTCACGGACGAGGCACAGAAAGAGACGGTCAGACCAGGTCACAGCGATAATGGCGGCGGAGCTGAAGACCAATTTGTTCCATCAGCAG TGAAAGCGTTACCAGTGAAGCTAAAGAAGGGGACTAAGGAGGGAAGAAGCAGAAACACCATGGCCAAGAGGCTCCACAGTGATTTAGACAGCGATGAGGATCTAGAGGATAACACCACAAAAGATGAAGGTTGA